One window of Chloroflexus aggregans DSM 9485 genomic DNA carries:
- a CDS encoding CAP domain-containing protein, whose amino-acid sequence MRRFLLLYPIFVCLFVLLSLPANVVAQSETPQTQPSTIFIPLITRTVTYPPLSSNWLERVNAYRARAGVPPVTESNDLNSNCWQHARYMAENNHLTHNQDSTKPYASPEGQICAARGNAWLGGGNFWQPADAIDGWMQSVGHRLWLLYPTTPTFGFGFYITPSGTTSAAGLDVLSYFNNGDNYPAWPVRYPGIDQTDVPATQYPITLQWRYFGSTPVISSTDLRVVGGNVIPHTSTTNLPVGHKGIAVTPTVNLPANSLIEVSISGSYDGQPFTYTWQFRTGN is encoded by the coding sequence ATGCGTCGATTTCTGCTCTTGTATCCGATCTTCGTCTGTCTCTTTGTCTTGCTATCACTGCCGGCCAACGTTGTTGCTCAATCGGAAACGCCACAAACTCAACCGAGCACTATCTTTATCCCCCTGATCACCCGCACGGTGACATACCCGCCACTCTCCTCCAACTGGTTAGAGCGGGTGAATGCCTATCGAGCGCGGGCCGGAGTGCCGCCGGTAACCGAGAGTAACGATCTCAACAGCAACTGCTGGCAACACGCACGCTATATGGCCGAAAATAACCATCTCACCCATAATCAAGATTCTACTAAACCCTATGCCTCACCCGAGGGACAAATCTGTGCCGCAAGAGGCAATGCCTGGCTGGGAGGTGGCAATTTTTGGCAGCCGGCTGATGCGATTGACGGCTGGATGCAATCGGTCGGTCATCGGCTTTGGTTGCTCTACCCCACCACGCCAACCTTCGGGTTTGGGTTCTATATCACGCCGAGTGGTACGACGAGTGCAGCCGGCCTCGATGTCCTCTCATACTTCAACAATGGCGATAATTACCCTGCTTGGCCGGTGCGCTACCCCGGCATTGACCAAACCGATGTGCCGGCGACGCAATATCCGATTACGTTGCAATGGCGCTACTTTGGCAGTACGCCGGTGATCAGCAGCACGGATCTGCGCGTTGTCGGCGGCAATGTGATTCCGCATACCAGCACAACTAACCTGCCAGTTGGTCATAAAGGGATCGCCGTCACCCCTACCGTTAATTTGCCTGCCAATAGCCTGATCGAAGTATCGATCAGCGGATCGTATGATGGGCAGCCGTTTACCTATACGTGGCAGTTCCGCACCGGGAATTGA
- a CDS encoding nucleoside/nucleotide kinase family protein — protein sequence MDDQPLMLGLIGASGAGKTTLTRGIIRLLGAQGVTPISLDDYLRYSRAERAALGLTDADPAATDLERMAADLAALRRCQTINKPVYDHVAGAPRGSERVAPTGLVIAYGALTLTPPVQAELFDLTVYLDPHPDLYRRWREERDVKQRGYTLAEVQAAWPARERDIQRYITPQRPLADVVLRFGPGTDGLDVQMSLRRRALAFDLASVVQPAESAVAIQIRPVPADEDGLPAVLVSATNDPALQRVSDALRARLPVRGQVAAGEEPSPVSATLTFAQTLVAVMLLRQTVGLE from the coding sequence ATGGACGACCAACCCCTGATGCTTGGTCTGATTGGCGCGAGCGGCGCCGGCAAGACGACCCTGACCCGTGGGATTATTCGTCTGCTAGGGGCGCAGGGGGTGACGCCGATCAGTCTCGATGATTATCTGCGCTATAGCCGGGCCGAACGGGCGGCGCTCGGCTTGACCGACGCTGATCCGGCGGCGACCGATCTTGAGCGCATGGCGGCTGATCTGGCGGCGTTACGCAGGTGCCAAACCATCAATAAGCCGGTATACGACCACGTGGCCGGTGCGCCGCGAGGCAGCGAACGGGTTGCGCCAACCGGTCTGGTGATCGCGTATGGCGCGCTCACGCTCACTCCGCCGGTACAAGCTGAGCTGTTTGACTTGACCGTCTATCTCGATCCGCATCCCGACCTGTACCGGCGCTGGCGCGAAGAACGGGATGTCAAACAGCGCGGCTATACACTGGCCGAAGTACAGGCAGCGTGGCCGGCGCGTGAGCGTGACATCCAGCGCTACATTACACCCCAGCGCCCGTTGGCGGATGTGGTGTTGCGCTTCGGGCCGGGAACAGATGGGCTTGACGTACAGATGTCGTTGCGGCGGCGCGCTTTGGCCTTTGACTTGGCAAGTGTGGTGCAGCCGGCAGAGAGCGCGGTAGCGATCCAGATTCGTCCGGTACCGGCGGATGAAGATGGTTTGCCGGCAGTGTTGGTTTCGGCAACCAATGATCCTGCGCTCCAGCGGGTCAGTGATGCCTTGCGCGCGCGGCTGCCGGTGCGCGGGCAGGTGGCGGCGGGTGAAGAGCCGTCGCCGGTGTCGGCCACGCTGACCTTTGCCCAGACCTTGGTAGCGGTAATGTTGCTACGCCAGACAGTGGGCCTGGAATAA
- a CDS encoding M15 family metallopeptidase, translating to MSSAEVQVIAVGRPDRAGKSREGRPVALVVAVADAQHAAMALDAYQSADAAMLPHFYLDRDGTLHQLVAPVRAGHGLGRAIWRGRVHNLDRVAVIVSLAAPALTDLSEAQATVLADWLPAVAAQHGLSLADIGMLITDARGKRRVLPYLPLAAPVAPAEGVILGSGVRSPEQELWVGLATVTWWQRGGQLRLNQAFSLHWGKFDLGAPLAPNEPPPVALDGKTYNFQVFARDTIFNEGTQYAAVQNLANLLGPDIGAIPVGGVSRALIEASYRSALKASAARAPLEGKTEFRADWRFHFVALQAKLGPALSGNYVTADRAFALQVFAGDTLYTPMSQQSGCFFLSLTDPASPQYAQLWAETYKVAGVPYNPTDPFHQRALELKLGTPLSEVVRATIQGVTYEVQVFAYDTLYRGGDGVIRCMRDLPRPPEVLAWQPKPATSPVNAGHVVQTPVQPSATATSPATQSASASSQVIAADPASSPSQQPTGGMANVLTAPEVVRAGPPRRDPNWPPMPDFNILTDRNGQRERILGKIEWVRKSGDDITITNDWVAQNLIEVSIPQLVRFRNTNGGRIRFHRVAADQLRRLWQAWEDAGLLQLVLTFDGAWWPRTIRSNPTTLSNHAYGTAFDINAQWNAFYKPAAPVGDRGSVRELVPIANALGFFWGGHWNYDGRGASDGMHFEWAVAR from the coding sequence ATGAGCAGCGCTGAGGTGCAGGTGATCGCGGTGGGAAGACCGGATCGGGCGGGTAAGAGTCGCGAAGGCCGTCCGGTGGCGTTAGTGGTGGCAGTGGCTGACGCGCAGCATGCCGCGATGGCGCTGGACGCCTACCAAAGTGCGGATGCGGCAATGTTGCCTCATTTCTACCTTGATCGGGATGGGACATTGCATCAACTGGTCGCTCCTGTGCGGGCCGGTCATGGGTTGGGCCGGGCAATTTGGCGGGGGCGAGTGCATAATCTCGACCGGGTGGCGGTGATTGTGAGCCTTGCAGCGCCGGCGCTGACCGATCTGAGCGAGGCGCAAGCCACAGTGCTGGCTGATTGGTTGCCGGCGGTGGCCGCGCAACACGGCCTGTCGTTGGCTGATATTGGCATGCTCATCACTGATGCCCGCGGGAAGCGGAGGGTGTTGCCGTATTTGCCGTTGGCGGCGCCGGTTGCTCCTGCTGAGGGTGTTATCCTCGGCAGCGGCGTGCGCTCTCCCGAACAGGAGCTGTGGGTGGGTTTGGCAACGGTGACGTGGTGGCAGCGCGGTGGTCAATTGCGGCTCAACCAGGCCTTTTCGCTGCACTGGGGCAAGTTTGATCTCGGCGCGCCGCTGGCCCCTAACGAGCCGCCGCCGGTGGCGCTCGATGGTAAGACGTATAACTTTCAGGTCTTTGCCCGCGATACGATCTTCAACGAAGGCACCCAGTACGCTGCCGTGCAGAATTTAGCCAATCTGCTAGGGCCGGACATCGGCGCAATTCCTGTCGGCGGAGTGAGCCGGGCCTTAATCGAGGCGAGCTATCGCAGTGCGTTGAAAGCGAGCGCGGCGCGCGCGCCGCTCGAGGGTAAAACCGAGTTTCGCGCCGATTGGCGCTTCCATTTTGTGGCCTTGCAAGCCAAACTTGGCCCGGCCCTGAGCGGGAATTACGTCACGGCTGACCGCGCGTTTGCGCTGCAAGTCTTTGCTGGCGACACCCTCTACACGCCGATGAGCCAGCAATCCGGTTGTTTCTTTCTCAGCTTAACCGACCCGGCTAGCCCGCAGTATGCCCAACTGTGGGCCGAAACGTACAAAGTTGCCGGTGTTCCGTACAATCCAACCGATCCGTTTCACCAGCGGGCGCTGGAATTAAAGTTGGGCACGCCGCTGAGCGAGGTGGTGCGTGCGACGATCCAGGGGGTGACCTATGAGGTGCAGGTGTTCGCTTACGATACTCTGTATCGTGGAGGGGATGGCGTGATCCGGTGTATGCGTGATCTGCCACGTCCGCCAGAAGTACTGGCGTGGCAGCCGAAACCGGCAACGTCTCCTGTGAACGCCGGGCATGTGGTGCAAACGCCGGTTCAACCCTCTGCCACAGCCACCAGCCCGGCGACGCAATCGGCGAGCGCATCATCTCAGGTGATAGCGGCTGATCCTGCGTCATCCCCATCCCAACAACCGACCGGGGGGATGGCCAATGTGCTGACTGCGCCGGAGGTGGTGCGGGCCGGGCCGCCGCGTCGCGATCCGAATTGGCCGCCCATGCCCGATTTCAACATTCTGACCGACCGCAACGGCCAGCGCGAGCGAATCTTGGGTAAAATCGAGTGGGTGCGCAAGAGCGGCGATGATATTACCATCACCAACGATTGGGTGGCGCAGAACCTGATCGAGGTGTCGATACCGCAATTGGTCCGGTTCCGCAATACTAACGGCGGGCGGATCCGTTTCCATCGGGTGGCGGCTGACCAATTGCGCCGGTTGTGGCAGGCATGGGAAGATGCAGGACTCTTGCAGTTAGTGTTAACATTTGACGGCGCATGGTGGCCGCGTACCATTCGTAGTAATCCGACGACGCTGAGTAACCATGCCTATGGTACGGCGTTTGATATTAACGCGCAGTGGAATGCCTTCTATAAGCCGGCGGCGCCGGTGGGCGATCGCGGTTCGGTGCGTGAACTGGTGCCGATTGCCAATGCGCTTGGTTTTTTCTGGGGTGGTCATTGGAATTACGATGGCCGCGGCGCCAGTGATGGGATGCATTTTGAATGGGCAGTTGCCCGCTGA
- a CDS encoding SDR family NAD(P)-dependent oxidoreductase, producing the protein MQLNGLGALVTGGASGLGAATAERLAGAGARVTIADLNEAAGMELAERIGGQFVRTDVTDPAQCAAAVAAATNAGSLGVLVCCAGIVLAERMLGRDGVHDPARFKRVIEVNLIGTFQMMLYAAQAMSQNQPNEEGERGVIVNTASIAAFDGQIGQVAYAASKAGVVGMGLPAARELARFGIRVMTIAPGIFDTAMMASLPAAARESLGAQVPFPSRLGRPAEYAALVQHIIENPMLNGEVIRLDGAIRMAPK; encoded by the coding sequence ATGCAACTGAACGGTCTGGGTGCGTTGGTCACGGGTGGCGCATCGGGGTTGGGGGCAGCGACAGCCGAGCGATTGGCCGGAGCCGGTGCGCGGGTGACGATTGCCGATCTCAACGAGGCAGCCGGTATGGAGCTGGCCGAGCGGATCGGTGGGCAGTTTGTGCGTACCGATGTTACCGATCCGGCACAGTGTGCGGCAGCGGTAGCAGCGGCGACGAATGCCGGTAGTTTGGGTGTCTTGGTTTGCTGTGCGGGAATTGTACTGGCCGAGCGGATGTTGGGGCGCGATGGCGTGCATGATCCGGCCCGTTTCAAACGGGTGATCGAGGTTAATTTAATCGGCACGTTTCAGATGATGCTCTACGCGGCGCAGGCGATGAGCCAGAACCAACCGAATGAGGAGGGTGAGCGAGGGGTGATCGTGAACACAGCCTCGATCGCTGCCTTCGATGGTCAAATCGGACAAGTGGCGTATGCGGCCTCGAAGGCGGGGGTGGTGGGGATGGGCTTGCCGGCGGCACGTGAGCTGGCCCGTTTCGGCATTCGGGTAATGACGATTGCGCCGGGCATTTTTGATACGGCGATGATGGCCAGCTTGCCGGCTGCGGCGCGCGAATCGCTCGGCGCACAGGTGCCCTTCCCCTCGCGGCTTGGCCGTCCGGCGGAGTATGCCGCGCTGGTACAGCATATTATCGAAAATCCGATGTTGAATGGCGAAGTAATCCGGCTTGATGGCGCGATTCGGATGGCGCCCAAATAG
- a CDS encoding DUF3048 domain-containing protein gives MKSRIIPIALLLCLVLIGACSSAAANEPVPSPQPTVPQFQLATKTPTPSAIPTLPPTATPESTATPAATATPEPTATPEPTPTPEPITAPLAVPRGSVTSRPFAVMYDNHPNAYPQTGMDGAAIVFEALAEFGITRYMAIFIPGISPDMPVIGPVRSARPYYVEWAKGFRAVYVHAGGSPEGLLLAETSIELINMDALRGNASGYFYRTRDRSAPHNLYTNSANIAKFAAANDRPVEGLAEIGFVYSPEAPAEARPSRQELRYFFIYREAAVGWRYDPATNSYLYFRGNRPHVDATTGAQLQFKNVVILEVPERPIPNDPKGRIEQDVIGEGPARIFRDGRMIEATWRKAAGYAQLYLMDADGNEVPLAPGSVWIAAIPDLANLTVEGGR, from the coding sequence ATGAAGAGTAGAATTATTCCAATAGCCCTGTTGCTGTGTCTCGTACTGATCGGTGCGTGCAGTTCGGCGGCGGCAAATGAACCGGTGCCGTCACCACAGCCAACTGTCCCCCAGTTCCAATTGGCAACGAAGACACCAACACCATCGGCCATCCCAACGCTACCGCCTACTGCCACTCCTGAATCGACAGCTACGCCAGCAGCAACTGCGACTCCCGAACCAACCGCCACCCCCGAACCAACCCCAACGCCAGAACCAATTACTGCACCACTTGCCGTTCCACGTGGTTCGGTGACCAGCCGACCTTTCGCCGTGATGTACGACAACCATCCCAATGCCTACCCACAAACCGGGATGGACGGAGCGGCTATCGTGTTCGAGGCATTAGCTGAGTTCGGCATTACCCGCTATATGGCCATCTTTATTCCCGGCATTTCACCTGATATGCCGGTGATCGGCCCGGTACGCAGTGCTCGCCCATATTACGTCGAGTGGGCCAAAGGGTTTCGAGCGGTGTACGTGCATGCTGGCGGCTCTCCCGAAGGCTTGTTGTTGGCCGAAACATCTATCGAACTGATCAATATGGACGCACTACGCGGCAATGCCAGCGGGTATTTCTACCGCACCCGCGACCGCAGCGCGCCGCACAACCTTTACACCAATAGCGCCAATATTGCCAAGTTCGCCGCGGCAAATGATCGCCCGGTGGAGGGATTGGCTGAGATCGGTTTTGTCTACTCACCCGAAGCTCCAGCCGAGGCCCGTCCTAGCCGTCAAGAGTTACGCTACTTCTTTATCTATCGCGAAGCAGCCGTAGGTTGGCGCTATGACCCGGCAACCAACAGTTATCTCTATTTCCGTGGCAATCGTCCGCACGTCGATGCTACCACCGGCGCGCAATTGCAGTTCAAGAATGTTGTGATCCTCGAAGTACCCGAACGCCCTATCCCCAACGATCCAAAAGGGCGCATCGAGCAAGATGTGATCGGCGAAGGCCCGGCCCGTATCTTCCGCGATGGCCGGATGATCGAGGCTACATGGCGCAAGGCAGCCGGCTATGCCCAGCTCTACCTTATGGATGCAGACGGCAACGAAGTGCCGCTCGCGCCCGGCTCGGTCTGGATCGCTGCTATTCCCGACCTCGCCAATCTGACGGTTGAGGGCGGGCGCTAA
- the fsa gene encoding fructose-6-phosphate aldolase translates to MQIYLDTANLAEIREAASWGILSGVTTNPTLIARERGADFKAIITEIAELVDGPISAETISLDAEGMVREGIEYASWHPNVIIKVPSTTEGLRAVSQLAKHGIRCNVTLCFNSVQALLAARAGAFIISPFVGRVDDTGVDGMALIREIAGIYRQDREITTKILAASIRHPRHIVEAALAGADIATCPFKVLQQAMRHPLTDRGIEQFLADWKSRSAS, encoded by the coding sequence ATGCAGATCTATCTCGATACGGCGAATCTGGCCGAAATTCGGGAAGCGGCCAGTTGGGGGATTCTCAGCGGGGTGACGACCAACCCGACCCTGATTGCGCGTGAGCGCGGAGCTGATTTCAAAGCCATCATTACCGAGATTGCCGAGTTGGTTGACGGCCCGATCAGCGCCGAGACCATCTCGCTCGATGCTGAGGGTATGGTGCGCGAGGGCATCGAATACGCTTCGTGGCATCCGAATGTGATTATTAAGGTGCCGAGCACGACCGAGGGGCTACGCGCGGTGAGTCAGTTGGCCAAGCACGGCATCCGCTGCAACGTCACGCTCTGCTTCAACTCGGTGCAGGCGCTGTTGGCGGCACGGGCTGGCGCGTTTATCATCAGCCCCTTTGTCGGGCGGGTGGATGACACCGGCGTTGACGGCATGGCGCTTATTCGCGAAATTGCCGGCATCTACCGCCAAGATCGCGAGATTACGACCAAGATTTTGGCCGCTTCGATCCGCCATCCGCGCCACATTGTCGAAGCGGCGTTGGCGGGGGCTGATATTGCGACCTGCCCGTTTAAGGTGTTGCAGCAGGCAATGCGCCATCCCTTAACTGACCGTGGGATCGAACAGTTTCTCGCCGATTGGAAATCGCGTTCGGCTTCATGA
- a CDS encoding transketolase-like TK C-terminal-containing protein yields MPRTELTPALIGAIEEVQQRVLWLATLMIHHANHVRPNPDGVKVGGHQASSASMVTIMTTLYLHYLRPGDRVSVKPHASPVYHAIQYLLGRLDGGYLTQLRAFGGLQAYPSRTKDPDPPDFSTGSVGLGAVAPAFAALSAQYAATHFNRPTTQRFIALVGDAELDEGNVWEAVIDPALADLDNLLWIVDLNRQSLDRVVPGIRAAHLKRLFAESGWRVLEAKYGCRLQTLFAQPGGDALRARIDEMSNEEYQALIRLPGPDLRPRLINGDERLARLLATVPDEELPATLANLGGHDVIELLKTLTAADAEPRRPTIIFAYTIKGWGLPIAGNPLNHSMLLTPEQIEGLREQLGIAPGHEWDRLPPDSPGGRLCAEAAARLYGAPDHAAPAVTIPLPDEIAVPTAGMISTQDTFGRFLVRVADIAGLRERIVTASPDVSVSTNLAGWINKTGVFARHEEPDFETEAYRMLRWRRWPGGQHIELGISEMNLFMLLGMFGLSHDLIGEPLIPIGTVYDPFVCRGLDAFIYGLYSGARFIVVGTPSGITLSPEGGAHQSSVTASLGIELPNLASFEPCFALETAWLLREALRLCTDPNGSASYLRLSTRPIDQNLLQPALDRLGVEELRRQVLRGGYRLIDHADYQDYPHAPVVQIVTSGTLVPEAVAAAHYLRREGVAANVINLTSARRIYERWKHGDDLSWLIPPSERNAPIVTVHDAASHALAWLGSIYGVPLRALGVDRFGQSGARDDLYHAFGLDPLSIAETAFELIDRYVL; encoded by the coding sequence ATGCCCCGCACTGAACTAACGCCCGCGCTGATCGGCGCCATCGAAGAGGTGCAACAGCGTGTGCTGTGGTTGGCGACCTTGATGATCCACCACGCGAACCATGTCCGCCCCAATCCCGATGGCGTTAAGGTGGGTGGTCATCAGGCTTCGTCGGCTTCGATGGTCACGATAATGACTACGCTCTATCTGCACTACTTACGTCCCGGTGATCGGGTGTCGGTCAAGCCGCACGCCTCACCGGTCTATCACGCAATCCAATATTTGCTGGGTCGGCTCGATGGAGGCTACCTCACGCAGTTACGCGCATTTGGTGGACTGCAAGCCTACCCTTCGCGCACCAAAGACCCCGATCCGCCCGATTTTTCTACCGGCTCGGTCGGGCTTGGCGCAGTCGCCCCGGCATTTGCCGCTCTGAGTGCCCAATACGCCGCTACCCATTTTAACCGCCCTACCACCCAGCGTTTTATTGCACTGGTCGGTGATGCCGAACTCGATGAGGGCAATGTCTGGGAGGCTGTGATCGATCCGGCGCTCGCCGATCTCGATAATTTGCTCTGGATCGTTGATCTGAACCGGCAGAGTCTCGACCGAGTAGTACCCGGTATTCGCGCTGCACACCTCAAGCGTCTCTTCGCCGAAAGTGGTTGGCGTGTATTGGAAGCTAAATACGGTTGTCGTCTGCAAACACTCTTTGCCCAACCGGGTGGCGATGCGCTGCGCGCTCGCATCGACGAGATGAGTAACGAGGAGTATCAGGCTCTCATCCGTTTGCCCGGCCCCGACTTGCGCCCTCGCCTGATCAACGGCGATGAGCGCCTTGCCCGCCTCCTCGCTACCGTTCCCGATGAAGAATTACCGGCCACTCTCGCGAATCTCGGCGGTCACGATGTGATCGAATTGCTGAAGACCCTCACCGCCGCCGATGCTGAACCACGCCGGCCAACCATCATCTTTGCCTATACGATTAAGGGTTGGGGATTGCCCATCGCCGGTAATCCGCTCAACCACTCGATGTTGCTGACCCCAGAGCAAATCGAGGGTCTGCGCGAACAGCTCGGCATCGCCCCCGGTCACGAATGGGATCGCTTGCCGCCCGACTCGCCCGGTGGCCGGCTCTGCGCTGAAGCCGCAGCCCGTCTGTATGGCGCGCCCGATCACGCTGCGCCTGCCGTGACCATCCCCCTGCCCGATGAGATTGCCGTGCCGACCGCCGGCATGATCAGTACCCAAGACACGTTTGGCCGTTTTCTCGTCCGTGTCGCTGATATTGCCGGTCTGCGCGAACGGATTGTGACCGCATCGCCGGATGTGTCGGTTTCGACCAATTTGGCCGGCTGGATTAACAAGACTGGGGTGTTTGCCCGCCACGAAGAGCCGGATTTTGAGACTGAAGCCTATCGCATGTTGCGTTGGCGACGCTGGCCCGGCGGGCAACATATCGAGTTGGGCATCTCGGAGATGAATCTCTTTATGCTGTTAGGGATGTTCGGTTTATCGCACGACCTGATCGGTGAACCGCTCATCCCAATCGGTACCGTGTACGATCCCTTTGTTTGTCGCGGCCTCGATGCGTTTATCTACGGCCTCTATTCGGGAGCGCGGTTTATTGTCGTCGGCACTCCCAGCGGCATTACCTTATCGCCCGAAGGCGGCGCGCACCAGTCATCGGTCACGGCCTCGTTAGGGATCGAGTTGCCCAATCTGGCGAGCTTCGAGCCGTGTTTCGCCCTTGAAACGGCGTGGCTGCTGCGCGAGGCGCTCCGCCTCTGTACCGATCCCAACGGATCGGCGAGCTACCTCCGCCTTTCGACCCGCCCCATTGACCAAAACCTCCTCCAACCGGCCCTCGACCGGCTTGGCGTTGAAGAACTGCGCCGGCAAGTATTGCGCGGCGGCTACCGGCTGATTGACCACGCCGATTACCAAGATTATCCGCATGCGCCGGTGGTGCAGATCGTCACTAGTGGAACACTCGTACCCGAAGCGGTCGCAGCGGCCCACTATCTTCGCCGCGAAGGAGTGGCAGCCAATGTTATAAACCTCACCAGTGCCCGTCGCATCTATGAGCGCTGGAAACATGGTGACGATCTAAGCTGGCTTATTCCACCAAGCGAACGCAACGCGCCCATCGTGACCGTTCACGACGCCGCTTCGCACGCGCTAGCATGGCTCGGCTCGATCTATGGCGTACCACTCCGCGCCCTCGGTGTTGATCGGTTTGGCCAATCGGGAGCACGTGATGACCTCTACCACGCATTTGGGCTTGATCCATTGTCGATTGCAGAAACTGCCTTTGAACTGATCGATAGGTACGTGCTCTGA